The genomic stretch CACTCCTAATTGACAAAGTCAAGAAAAGATTATTGATGGGGAAGGAGAGATTTAAGAAATGTCAAAGCTTAAATTTGGAATTGTTGGCTGTGGGGTTATATCAAAGACACATGCGATTGCTATTTCAGCTCTTTCAAGTGATGCGGAGCTTGTTGCTGTGTGCGATGTTATAGAAGACAGAGCAAGAAAACTTGCCCAAGATTTTGGTGTGAAAAAGATATATACTGATTATGAAAAAATGCTTCTTGATTCTGATATAGATGTTATTTCAATCTGCACACCATCTGGTATGCATGCTGATATGGCAGCTTTAGCAGCAGACGCAAAAAAACATGTCATTGTTGAAAAGCCCATGGATATAACATTGTCTAAAGCTGATAAAATAATAGAGGCTCAAAATAGAAACAATGTAGTTATTTCTATAATCTCACAGCACAGATACAGCGATTGTATGCAACTTTTAAAAAGACTAATGAACGAAGGGAAGTTTGGCAAGATAGTTTTAGCAACAAGCTACACTAAATGGTACAGGTCACAAGAATATTATGACAGCGGTAACTGGCGAGGTACTTGGAGCTTAGATGGCGGTGGCGCGCTTATGAACCAATCAATACATTACATAGACATGATCCAGTGGATTGTTGGAAAGGTTGAGGAAGTATATGCTTACTGCACAACAAGAGCACATAAGCGAATAGAAGTAGAAGATTGTGCTGTGGCTTGTGTAAAGTTTGAAAATGGTGCGATAGGCGAGATAGTTGGAACAACAAGTGCATATCCCGGTTTTGAAACGCGGCTTGAGATTTTTGGTGAACATGGTTCTGCAATAGCTGTAAATACTCAGCTTGAAAGTCTTTATTTCAAAGATGGGTCTGAGAAGGAGTATTTGGAGAATTACAAAAAGGAAGACAGGGGTCCTGTTGGTGCATCTTCTGCTGCCATCAAAGAAGAAGGACATGTAAGACAGTACAGAGATGTAATAAATGCTATAAAAACCGGAACAAAACCACTTATCCCAGCTGAGGAAGGTAGACATCCTGTTGAAATTATACTTGCCATTTACCTCTCAAGCTTGACAGGAAGACCTGTAAAACTTCCTCTTGAAAGTGATGAGGAGGTTTTAAAAGAGATTGAAAAGATAAAAGGCAAAGGATTTTGAGGTTAGAAATAAAAATATAGATGTAAAAAAAGGGGCTGGTTGACCTGTTATATTTTAATGTTGTTTGGCAACAGCCCCTTTTTTGATTATTTTACCCTTCAAAAAACTGTGCAACCTCTTTCAAAAGCTTTCTGATTGGCAGGTTTTGAGGACATTTTTCTTCACACAAACTGCACTCTACACAGTTTGAAGCTTTTTGTTCTACCTTTTCAGGCTTTAAATATGCTTTTTTTGTTTCTTCATACATGTTGTAGACCTTTGCGTCATTGTAAAGATTAAAGTTGCGGGGAATATCAACACCATTTGGACATGGCAGACAGTACTTGCAACCAGTACAATCAATAGGTTTTAACTCAAGGTATTTTTGGGTTACCTCATCTATGAGTTTTAGCTCATCCTCAGAAAGACACCCAACGTACCCTTCATCTGCTGTTTTTATATTCTCAATCACCTGCTGCATTGAACTCATTCCGCTCAAAACAGTAGTAACTTCTTTTTGATTCCAGAGCCACAAAAGCCCCCACTGTGCAGGTGTTCTTTTGACTTTTGTCTTTTCCCATACTATTTGAACCTGCTCAGGGGGTTTTCTTGCAAGCTTTCCGCCCAAAAGCGGTTCCATTATTATAACTCCAAGGCCTTTAGCGTGGGCATACTTCAAACCTTCTTCCCCTGCCTGATAGTTTCGGTTTAAATAGTTGTACTGTACCTGACAGAATTCCCAGCCATCGTACTCATCAATTATTGTTTTGAACGTGTCAAGACTGTCATGAAATGAAAAACCAATATGTTTTATTTTGCCCTTGGATTTAACTTTTTCAATCCAGCTGAAAATGTCCATGCTCTTTAACATGTCCCATCTTTGTTTATTTAGCGCATGTAAAAGATAAAAATCAATATAATCAGTGTCAAGCCTCTTTAGTTGTTCATCAAGTATCATATCTGCATCTTCAATCTTTGTAAGCTTCCACACAGGCAACTTTGTTGCAAGTTTTACTTTGTTTCTATATCCCTCCTTTAAAGCTTTGCCCACAACAACTTCACTGTTTCCACCATGGTAACCATACGCCGTGTCAATGTAATTTACTCCATTGTCAATTGCATATCTTATCATCTCAATTGCCAAAGGTTGGTTAATTTGAGATGCGTCGTCACCAAGGATAGGTAAACGCATACATCCAAACCCGAGCGCTGATACCTCAAAATCAATATTTGGAAACTTCCGATACTTCATCTTTTAAACCCTCCTTATATTGCAAAATAGTCCATTTAAAAACAAATGGCTTGAGAAGTTAACATTCTCAAGCCATTATTTTATTTTTAATAATTTCTCAGTCTGAATAATTTTTCACAAGGAAATCAAAGCTCATTTTAAGGCTTTCAAAAGGCAGACGCTGACACACATCCTGTTCAATTATATACCATTCAACTCCTGCCTCATTGCAAGAAGCTATTATTCCATCCCAGTCCAAATTTCCGAATCCTACTTCAAACATGCCTTGCCTGAAATCTTCAATCATTCCCATATCTTTAAGATGTATAAGAGGAATTCGACCTTCTAAACTTCTTATCCACTTTTCAGGGTTTGCACCCGCAAACTGGACCCAATAAGTATCAATTTCGATCATGAGATATTCTGGATTTGAGCTTTCAATAAAAAGTTCAAACCATGTCTTGCCATCATATTTTTTAAATTCAAAACTGTGGTTGTGATAAGAAAGTGTAATTCCTTCATCTTTCAATTTTTTACCAATTTCATTGCACTCAGCAGCAAATGCTATAGCACCCTCTTGCGACCTGTATTTAGAAGGGGCAGAGGGTATTGCAATGTGCAGGCATTCGTAAATCTTATGTTCACTAATAACACTCTCAATCTCTTCTTTGAGTCTTTCAAAAGGTATATGTGTTGCACATATTTTTAGACCAAACTCATCGCATATCTCTTTTAATCTTTTTGGGTGAATTTTACCAATTCCTGATATCTGAATAGCTTTAAAGCCAATTTCGCTTATTTTCTTAAGGCTGTGGTATATTTCTTCTTCTGTTTTCAAAAATTCACGGACTGTATAAAGCTGTGCAGCTATTTTGTCTTTGTTCATATTGTATTTTCCCCGCTTTTCTTTTGTTTAAGTTTATTTTATTATACCACAAAATATTACTCTTTAATAGCTCCAATCATGACCCCTTTTACAAAATACTTTTGCAAAAATGGATATATACACAGGATTGGTACTGTCGATACGACAATCGCTGCATACTTTATAAGCTCTGTCACAGCAAACCTGTCAGATGCATCTGAAATTCCTGTTGTCATATTCTCTGTGCTGTTCATAATAAGTATCTCTCTTAAAACAAGCTGAAGTGGATAAAGTTCTCTTGAACGCAGGTATATAATCGCACTGAAAAACGCGTTCCAGTGTCCTACAGCATAAAAGAGTATCATTACCGCTATCATTGGCATTGCAAGGGGTATCATGATTCTAAAAAGTATTGTCCAGTCCCCTGCTCCATCTATCCTTGCAGACTCTTCCAAGCTGTCCGGCACTGCGTGGAAACCAGTTCTCATTATAATCAGGTTTGTTGTTGAGATTGCACCTGGAATTATCATTGCCCAGATTGTGTCTATCATCCCAAGTGATTGGACAAGAAGGTAAGTTGGAATCATACCGCCACTAAAGTACATGGTAAATGCTATGAAAAACATTATCGGGTTTTTGAGCTTTAAGTTTTTTCTTGAAAGAACATACCCGCCCATTGTGGTAAGAAGAATGTTTATAGCTGTTCCTACAACAACGTAAACAAGTGTATTTCTATAACCTATCCAAATCATAGGGTAGCTAAGTAAGAGCTTGTATGCCTCAACAGAAAAGTCAAGTGGTCGCAATAAAGGACCTCTATATGCCATAAGCTTAATAGGATTGCTAAATGAAGCAAATATAACATATAACATTGGATACAGCATTGTAAAGCACAGCAGTCCTAAGAATATATAGTTGAAAGTATCAAATATTATTTCGCCTGCACTTTTTCTTATTTTCATCTTCAAAGTTCACCCCTTTTCTTACCAAAGCGATGTTTCTGTAAGTTTTTTAGCAATCTTATTTGAGAATATGACCAGTAAGAAGTTGATTACAGAGTTGAAAAGCCCAACCGCAGCACCATAGCTATAATCCATTTCCAAAAGACCTTTTCTGTATACATAGGTTGAAATAACATCTGCTGTTTCATATGTCAAAGGATTGTACATCAAAAATACTTTTTCGAACCCGACGTTCATCATGTGTCCAACTCTCAAGAGAAACATAATGACAATTGTTGGCAGTATTCCTGGTATTGTGACATAAAGTGCCTGTCTGAACCTTCCAGCACCATCAATCAGTGCTGCTTCATATAGCTGTGGGTCAATGTTTGAGATTGCCGCCAAGTACACAATCGAACCCCAGCCGAGGTTTTGCCAAATACCCGAGCCAACGTAAAGTGGTCTGAACCAGCCAGGTTCTGTCATGAATGAAATAGGTTCTGATAAAACACCAAGAGATTTGAGTATATTATTTATAAGACCGTCTCTTGCAAAAAAGTCCATAATCATACCAACAATGACAACTGTTGAAATAAAATGTGGCATATAGCTTACAGTCTGAAGAGTTCTTTTGTAAATGCTGTTTTTAATTTCGTTAAGTAAAAGTGCAAAGAGAATTGGAGCAGGAAAGCCAAATATGAGGTCATAAACGTTTATGAGTATTGTATTTCTGATTATTCTCCAGACATAAAAGCTATCGTAAACAAAGAACTCTTTAAACTTTTCCAAACCAACCCATGGACTGCCCCAGATACCTTTTGCTGGTGTAAAGTCTTTAAAAGCTATTTGAAGACCGTACATAGGGATGTAATGGAATATAAAATAATAAGCCACAACAGGGATAATCATTAAATAGAGGCTTTTGTTGCGTATAAGGTCTTTTTTGAGTTCTTGCCATCTACTTGGCTGATAAGACTTAATTGTTGCTTTTTCCATAATCCTTTGAACCTCCTCAAAGAAGATTTATAAAAAGAGCCTTGCAATAAGGTTTTTTAAGAAAAGCGATAATTTTTGCCTTGTTGCAAGGCTCTTTTTTCTTATGCATATTTTATCTTATTTTCTCTTTTTCCATCTGTCATATGCAGCTTGATAAATCTTTATAGCCTCATCAATCTTCATTTGTTTAAGAGTTTTTACAAATGAATCAACATTTGTTGCTTTTCCAGTCATAAGTCTTAAGAACATTTCATCATAGTACGTGTTGACTGTATTCATAATATTTGCAAGTCTCTTGGATTCTTCGTCTGTAAACGAAAGTGGTGGCAAAATTCTGTCATTTTTGACATCAGACCATTTTTGCATGACAGCTTCTTTTTGTTGTGGATGCATCATTTGAATCTGTAGATAATACTCGTCAGCTTGAACAAAAGGGCCGCTGATTGATGCACGAGCATATTTTGCTAAAGCTTCTGCTGCAGAAAGTCCCTGTGGGTTTTTCAAGATTTCATCTGTATAGTAAACCTTACCATCTTTCTTAATATAAGACTTTCCAAGTACACCATAGTTGAACGCTTCATATCCTTCTTTGCTGTAACCCCAGTCAAGCACCTTCATAGCAGTTGGTATGTCTTTACATGCAGTTGTTATAGCCGCGCTTGTTCGAGAGAACAAGAACTCAGCCTGTCCTAAAAGTGGCTGTTCACCTTTCTTGAGCACAGGGAACTTGGTAGCTATTATATCTTTCTTCAGGTTCAAGAAGAAGCCCATATCACCAGAAAGAAGTCCTATCCACGCACCAATTACATCATTTTGAACATTTGCTTTGATAACCTTCTGGTTCATTGTTAGAATATCCGGGTCAATGAGGCCCTCTTTCCACCACTTCTGAAGTGTTGCTATAAACTGTTTGTATTGAGGTTCTAATGGACCATATTTGACCTTGCCATTTACCTGGAAGAAATCTGTTTTTATTCCCCATGCACCTACTAAGAAAGAGGAATAGTCAAATGCATATCTTGGGTTTGAAGCATTTCTAAGGATTGAAAATCCTCTTTCATCCTTTTTGCCATTGCCGTTTGGGTCTTTTGTTACAAATGCTTTCAAAACCTTGTACCAGTCATCAACTGTTTCTGGTTCTTTTAATCCGAGCTTTTTCAACCAATCATTTCGTATTTGAGGTCCATAGTATACGCATGCAATTTTTGGGTTTGTTCCACGAAGAGCTGGGAATCCGTAAATGTCACCATCGTCTGTAACAATAAGTTTTTTGATGTCAGGATGTTGTTGCAAGTATTTTGATAAATTTGGAGCATATTTTGGCATATAGTCGTTAAGTCTAATAATAACTTTGTCAAGCAAAGCTTTTACAGGTCCACCAGGATAGTTATCAATCCAGTTCCACTCAATAATATCTGTCAGCTGTCTTGATGCAATCATGAGATTGAACTGGTCTGTTTCGCCACCGACCGGTGGGTGTTTGAACACAAGTTTTACACCGAGTTTTTTCTGCAAAAGTTGGTATGCTGCAATTGATGAATAGCTGTTGTATGACGTTGCAACCTTGGGGTCAAGACGAACAAAATAGGTAAGTGTTGGTATTGATTTTGCGTAAGCTGTTGAGGTTGATGAAACAAATGCTGGAATTACAAGCGATAAGGCAAATGCAATAACTACGATAATACTTAAAACCTTTTTAGAAGATTTGAACCAATCCATCTTTAAACCTCCTTGTTTTAAAAGTTTTTATTGATTTTTTCCAAATTACCCGCGACAAAAGTTTATTGTTTTCAGCAACTTGTCAGCGGGCTTTACAGCTTTTATTATAAAGGGGAGGTGAGGCTTTTTGAAAGAGGAAAATGTTAAGGTTTAAAGGACAATATTAAGCTTCTTAAAAATGTACTCATCATTTATATTTTCTTTGTAATTTGTTTCATTGCTTTTCAATATTGCTTGTATTATAATTGAAATTGCCCAAAAATGAGGGTTTAAATATATGATATTTGAGGAGGATTTTTTTAAGTATGTTCAAGAAAATATTGTGGCGATTTGTCTTTTCATATCTTGTTATTTTTATCATTCCGCTTTTGATAGGTATTGGGTCTTATTTTAGTATAAAAGACATCATGATGAGTAGCCTATATAGATATAACAAAACTGCACTTACTCAGCTTGAGGACAAGGTTGAGAATGAGATTGTAAAGTCTGTTGAATCTCTTGCAGATTGGATAAATTTAAATCCATATTATTTTATTTTTCTACCTGAAGCCAAAGAAGCGCTTGACAGCAGTGACAGACTCCTTAATATCAGAAATCTTTGCAGAGAAATATATTCACAGACATATAAAAATTCATATATAATTGATGCTTTCATATACATTCCTTCTGAGAACCTCATTGTAGGTCCGT from Caldicellulosiruptor kronotskyensis 2002 encodes the following:
- a CDS encoding Gfo/Idh/MocA family protein, giving the protein MSKLKFGIVGCGVISKTHAIAISALSSDAELVAVCDVIEDRARKLAQDFGVKKIYTDYEKMLLDSDIDVISICTPSGMHADMAALAADAKKHVIVEKPMDITLSKADKIIEAQNRNNVVISIISQHRYSDCMQLLKRLMNEGKFGKIVLATSYTKWYRSQEYYDSGNWRGTWSLDGGGALMNQSIHYIDMIQWIVGKVEEVYAYCTTRAHKRIEVEDCAVACVKFENGAIGEIVGTTSAYPGFETRLEIFGEHGSAIAVNTQLESLYFKDGSEKEYLENYKKEDRGPVGASSAAIKEEGHVRQYRDVINAIKTGTKPLIPAEEGRHPVEIILAIYLSSLTGRPVKLPLESDEEVLKEIEKIKGKGF
- a CDS encoding aldo/keto reductase encodes the protein MKYRKFPNIDFEVSALGFGCMRLPILGDDASQINQPLAIEMIRYAIDNGVNYIDTAYGYHGGNSEVVVGKALKEGYRNKVKLATKLPVWKLTKIEDADMILDEQLKRLDTDYIDFYLLHALNKQRWDMLKSMDIFSWIEKVKSKGKIKHIGFSFHDSLDTFKTIIDEYDGWEFCQVQYNYLNRNYQAGEEGLKYAHAKGLGVIIMEPLLGGKLARKPPEQVQIVWEKTKVKRTPAQWGLLWLWNQKEVTTVLSGMSSMQQVIENIKTADEGYVGCLSEDELKLIDEVTQKYLELKPIDCTGCKYCLPCPNGVDIPRNFNLYNDAKVYNMYEETKKAYLKPEKVEQKASNCVECSLCEEKCPQNLPIRKLLKEVAQFFEG
- a CDS encoding sugar phosphate isomerase/epimerase family protein, with amino-acid sequence MNKDKIAAQLYTVREFLKTEEEIYHSLKKISEIGFKAIQISGIGKIHPKRLKEICDEFGLKICATHIPFERLKEEIESVISEHKIYECLHIAIPSAPSKYRSQEGAIAFAAECNEIGKKLKDEGITLSYHNHSFEFKKYDGKTWFELFIESSNPEYLMIEIDTYWVQFAGANPEKWIRSLEGRIPLIHLKDMGMIEDFRQGMFEVGFGNLDWDGIIASCNEAGVEWYIIEQDVCQRLPFESLKMSFDFLVKNYSD
- a CDS encoding carbohydrate ABC transporter permease, with the translated sequence MKIRKSAGEIIFDTFNYIFLGLLCFTMLYPMLYVIFASFSNPIKLMAYRGPLLRPLDFSVEAYKLLLSYPMIWIGYRNTLVYVVVGTAINILLTTMGGYVLSRKNLKLKNPIMFFIAFTMYFSGGMIPTYLLVQSLGMIDTIWAMIIPGAISTTNLIIMRTGFHAVPDSLEESARIDGAGDWTILFRIMIPLAMPMIAVMILFYAVGHWNAFFSAIIYLRSRELYPLQLVLREILIMNSTENMTTGISDASDRFAVTELIKYAAIVVSTVPILCIYPFLQKYFVKGVMIGAIKE
- a CDS encoding ABC transporter permease, with amino-acid sequence MEKATIKSYQPSRWQELKKDLIRNKSLYLMIIPVVAYYFIFHYIPMYGLQIAFKDFTPAKGIWGSPWVGLEKFKEFFVYDSFYVWRIIRNTILINVYDLIFGFPAPILFALLLNEIKNSIYKRTLQTVSYMPHFISTVVIVGMIMDFFARDGLINNILKSLGVLSEPISFMTEPGWFRPLYVGSGIWQNLGWGSIVYLAAISNIDPQLYEAALIDGAGRFRQALYVTIPGILPTIVIMFLLRVGHMMNVGFEKVFLMYNPLTYETADVISTYVYRKGLLEMDYSYGAAVGLFNSVINFLLVIFSNKIAKKLTETSLW
- a CDS encoding type 2 periplasmic-binding domain-containing protein, translating into MDWFKSSKKVLSIIVVIAFALSLVIPAFVSSTSTAYAKSIPTLTYFVRLDPKVATSYNSYSSIAAYQLLQKKLGVKLVFKHPPVGGETDQFNLMIASRQLTDIIEWNWIDNYPGGPVKALLDKVIIRLNDYMPKYAPNLSKYLQQHPDIKKLIVTDDGDIYGFPALRGTNPKIACVYYGPQIRNDWLKKLGLKEPETVDDWYKVLKAFVTKDPNGNGKKDERGFSILRNASNPRYAFDYSSFLVGAWGIKTDFFQVNGKVKYGPLEPQYKQFIATLQKWWKEGLIDPDILTMNQKVIKANVQNDVIGAWIGLLSGDMGFFLNLKKDIIATKFPVLKKGEQPLLGQAEFLFSRTSAAITTACKDIPTAMKVLDWGYSKEGYEAFNYGVLGKSYIKKDGKVYYTDEILKNPQGLSAAEALAKYARASISGPFVQADEYYLQIQMMHPQQKEAVMQKWSDVKNDRILPPLSFTDEESKRLANIMNTVNTYYDEMFLRLMTGKATNVDSFVKTLKQMKIDEAIKIYQAAYDRWKKRK